The sequence gtttctatgtagaattccgtaaaaatgtgaaaaaaaaaactgttttaaactgtaaaaatgaaaaatacctattttttcaaacttttttttgagattttttctattataaactaaaaatgaaataaatttaCATTTATGACCCTAAAAAgggaaataaacaaaaatagaaactaTAAAGTtgttaattacaaaaatgccgGCCAAGCAAAACGGAAACACCATCATCTTCGTGACCCAGCCGCACCCTTCTTCGTGACCCAGCGATCCAACCCCAACAACCCAATCTCAACCATCTTTCTTCCAAAACCAGCAAaatcaaaatctaaaaaaatgtaGAACTCCTAGGAAACAAGCTGAATCCCGAAAATCCAAAATCAAAaacgaaaaggaaaaaaaaaaaaaccaggaaacctccattgatgtacaaaaaaaaactcaaaaacaacaatCATTGAACAAAGAAATCGCGATCAGAGGAGAAGAACCGAGTAGAAGGAGAGCTGGAAATCAAAGAAACTCACCCATGATTGAATCAGAAGGAGAATTGAAGGTAAACAAATTTTTTCATGAACGTGAAAACATCTTTTAGTGTAGATGAATAgaaatttgatattaattgaTGAAAACCGGATTAACttgaaataataatgaaatattgatgaagctgagaaaaaaacaacaacggtttgcatgaaaataaacattaacGCATATAAATAGTTGCTACAGTGTTTTATTCTGAAAACTGTTGTTTACAAGTTGTTTTACAGTGGAATAATAGTTGTTTGGGATCTACAAACTAGAAAATATGAATCTATTGTTATTAATTACTGATTGcttttaaaatagttgtttgATAGTTGATTTATCCTATATAAATAGTCGGCCAGATGAAAGTGTTAGATGCATAAGTTATTGCTGGAAAGAGTTGTTCATTGGTTTTTTTGACAGATTAAAATAGTTATTTGCAACTACAAAAACTGaaccaagtaaataatttacattatttcaGGAAACGGAACCATTACAAATATTGGTGCAGAGCAATGGGCATTGGGATGACCACAAAAACTATGTTGATTATGAATCAAGTGGAGAATTAATTTCGACCAAGTGCACTTTTGAGGAACTAATGAGAATAATGATGGAAGAACTCCAATGCAACCATGAATCAACACAACTACAACTGAAATATCAACTGAAGGAAGGAGGCCAACCACTACAaatcaaggatgacaaaagtctGTTGTTCTACATAAAGCTATTAACGAAGGAGGTTGATTTCACAAGGTACCCATTGTGTGTGAACAAAACCAAGAATACTCGAAAGACACCTAACCAAACAATGGTGTGGAACAATATGATCATGGAATCGTATGAGAACAACGCAGCACAGGAAGACTTGCAGCAACCTGGAAACAACACGGCAACAACTTCCAAGCAACAACTATCTGCGCAGACGATGGGATCTGGTGAAGTTGATACATTTTTCCTAGAAACAGGAACAGTGTCATCAGAATCAACCATACAACAACCAGAAaacaacagagaaaaaactacaGCAGTAGATGAAGATTTCGACTTCACCGACTATGCAAAGCTTGTGGCTGCAGAAATGGTACAAAGAACTCGAAAAACAaccagaagaagaagaggaagtggacAACACAGAAATGATTATCATCAATGACAAACGACATGAAACAATAGAGAAGGGGCAAATTTACAAGGACAAAGAAACATTGATAAGTACACTATGCTACTTTGCAATCAAGAAGACATTTCAATACAAAGTAGTGAAATCTTGCACAAAAGAATACAACATAGTGTGTTTGGACACAAACTGCAAATGGAGTTTAAAGGCTACAAAAAATGGAAACACAGAAACATTCATAATAAGGAGCTACGAAGAAGAACACACATGTGCAGTTACAATAAGATTTGGAGATCAACGACAAGCTACATCAAAGTTGATAGCAGATTTTGTAAAACCAAAATTCTTGAACCTGAAAACAAAGTGCAGCCCTGCAGACATAAAGACAGAAATGAAAGACAAATACGGAATAAAGATGAATTACATGAAAGCATGGCGTAGTAAAGAGCGAGCACAAACCCAGCTACATGGAAATGCTAAAGAGTCGTACAATCTCTTGCCAAGATACCTGTACATGCTACAGAAAACAAATCcaggtaaaaaaaatttaaaaattttactttgaaAATATTTGTGAAAAAACAGTTGTTTTTGCGTTGTTATTTCGTTGCGTACATGTTGTTTGACAAAATCCTGTTTGATTAAAATTCAGGAACATTAATAGACATAGAGAAAGATGATGATGACAGTTTCAAATATGCATTTGTTGCATTGAATGCTGCTATAAAAGGTTGGCCAAACTGCAAACCAATCATCGTGGTAGACGGTACATTCCTAAAGGCCGCGTATGGAGGCACGTTGCTCACTGCCAACACACAAGATGCAGAATCGAAAATTTTTCCACTAGCATACTGCATAGTTGATTCTGAGAACGATAAATCGTGGGAGtggttcttaaaaaaaataaaagaagcatTCGGGGTTCGAGAATGTCAATGCCTAATATCAGACAGACATGAAAGCATCATCAAAGTAACTAGGAAAGTGTTCCCTAAAATAACACATGGCTACTGCATCTTCCACCTCTTGTCGAAcctcaaaacaaaattcaaaaaaaatgcaAAGCATTTCAGAGTGCCATTCTTTGCAGCTGCAAAAGCTTACACAGAAATGGAGTTTGAATTCCATATGAGAGAGCTAGACAACTTGGATAAGCGCATAAGACCGTACCTGGAAAAAATTGGCCATGAAAAATGGTCAAGGTATCATTCAGAAAACAATAGGTGAAAACTAATAAGAAGgataaaattaatgatatatTCAGATATTTAAAGCGTTGTATTTGCGTTGTTTTTGCGTTGCGTTTGAGTTTTTTTTCAAAAGTACAACTATGATAGAAACTGTCCAAATTATAGGTACTCTACCATGACATCAAACATAGCTGAGGCACTGAACTCAGCAAATTTAGCAGCAAGGGAAACACCAGTGACAACATTAATGGAGTGCTTGAGGGCACAAATGCAAGAGTGGACATACAATAATAGAAAGGATGCACAAAAATGCACAACAAGGCTGACACCATCATCTGAGAAAAAACTCATAGGGAACTATGTACAGTCATTGCGACTAACAGTAAGTTGAGATTATCGTTTGCATAAAGTAAAATGAAAACAGTTGTTTTTGCatagttttttggttgttttaaagttggtttaaaacaTGCAGGTGAAACCAGCAAACCAAAACATGTTTGAGGTGATAGATGAAGACAGAACAAGAATAGTAAACTTGACGGAGAAGACGTGCACATGCAATAGATTTCAAAAAGATGAAATGCCATGTAACCATGCAGTCGCCGTCATGAAGGACTTgaacataaacacatacaactaCTGTGCACAATACTACACATCAAAAGCATGGCTGCAAACATATGAAGAAACAAAAGATACCCGATTGGAAACGTAAGAGAATGGGAACTTCCAGAATTTTTTGAAGACATCATAGTGTTGCCTCCAAAGGAGAGAATCAAGTCTGGAAGGCCGAGGAAAAGAAGAATGGCAGCAGCTTGGgaaacaaagaaacaaaacaagTGTGGCAAGTGTGGACAAAAGGGACATAACAAAAAGACCTGCAGAAGAATTACAGCATAGAAGTGGAAACAATTACAcatcaaccaaaaaacaactatattaaaacatttagaaaacaCATACTGCATATTACGATTGGttgttacatatatttttttattgtgattttttatgtggagagatattgataatagggaattggtattattatcattaatatacaaaagaacatcaaatattatagttaaataattaaatgagtgGAAGAAGGTTGAAATtaataagaaggaaaaaaaactacataaagtgattaaaatgcaatttagtTGTTTGTCAGATGGTTGTAATAAGGTTGTTAATAGTATGCTGTCATGAGttaaagtaaatataaaaattaaaaatccaaaaatatgaacaaataaaaaaccaattccaataaagaaaaaaacattATAGAAACAACAACTTGTCTATGATTATGAACATAATCTGGTAATAGAAAAAACAAaagctaaataaaaaaagtagtatttccaacaacaaccaATATATAACTAAGACAAATTCTTCTTTGGACCCTTTGGAGGAGCCTCATCTTCACTATCAATAAAATCCAATTCTTTCATGCGAGCATACTTATAGAACAACACAGCAAGCCTATCACGGTGTTTCTCAACATCAAATATGGGAGGAATCGGTTTCATATCAATGAAGTATTCGGCAAACGATGCAACGAAACAACCACAGTcactgcaaaacaaccaaaaaacaacagcagaaaaacttaaaaaaaggaaaataacatacaaaattttaaaaacatttgaaaataaaaaataaaaacaacttacTTCGAGGTTTGTTGAGGCAAACCATCAACCTTAACAACTTCGAAAGGGTCTAAACAAACCGGtttgttttcctttttgaaCTCATCAAACAAAGCAAAAAAGTGGGGCAACAACACCGCAAATGGCTGACAAGCTTTGATAGCAGCACTATCTTTCATAGCAGTCGACAAGGAGTTGTACATGTACATACGCCTTTCCTCAATATTCAATCGACCAAGAATCCAATGTGATTCAGTCTCCATATGGATGATAAACAAAACATGATCGCACAAATGCCAAGGGGAACCACATAACATTTTTCTACCTCTGATATAATCAGCAATGGCATGCTGGGCAgttatcaaagaaagattttttttctgtgcaataaatttttcatacaaagcatGAATGGTTTTGAAGAATATGCAATCGGTGGTTGTGAACTTAACCTTTGGCTCCTTTGcatactttctttttttttacgtAGATAGTAAAAAATGATGTCCAGAtgctaaacaataaaaaatgagaaatgttcgaaaatcagaaaatgaattatatttcaacaactaaaaaacaaccaacaaacaacatgaagaaaactatagactgaaatttttgaaaaaaatcaaaagaaaaaataaattaacttacaGAATTAGTTAAACATTGGCCAGGATATGCAAGCTTGTGGAACCACATCTTGGTTGCAACATCTTCCACGCCAAAACGAAAAGGGGGAACAATCTTATCCTTACCCTTCAAGTAAACCTTGTCCTTGTCATGcctaacattaaaaaaaaaaaattgaaacataaatagtaaagtaaaaaacaaaaaatacaaaaacacaacaaaaatgctgaaaataaacacttaccGATCTTTCTTCGATCGGCGTCCTTCACCAAGCCACAAGTCAAAATCATTCTCGTCTTTATGTTCTACATCTTCACCAATCTTATCATCGAGAGGACACAACCCAGCCACATACTTAACAACTCCATAACCAGAACCATCTTTAGAACTAGAAATGGAAGAGTCATACTCCATAAACGGAGACGTCAGCGCTATGGGTTTCTTAGATTTCCTCTTGTCAACAAGAGGAGTTTCTTCAACGGGAATTGGGTCATCTTCAAGTTCAATGTTAGAATCAACATTGAGACCTGTTGCACccatctaatatattttttccacaaaaatgaaagaaaaaagacAGTGTTAAACACAAAAAGTACgaagaaactaaaaaacaaccaaaaaaaaaatatacctgaAAACAAACAAGACGACGATCCGTAACCTCAACATTTTCAGAAACTGAAATCTGTTTACAAGGATCACCACCAATTCCATCTGAAGACATCTGTTTATATATGGTAGTAAAAAGTAATTAGAGCATGGTTAAAAAATAACAACCTTtacacaaccaaaaaacaacacaaaagcaACATTACCATAATCTCAACTGCTATTACACCGGACTGAACAGTAGCCTCAACATCTATTTGAGTAGGCCCGTCATTGAAATCAACGAAATTCTTGAtacagaaaataaaggaaaaagaaaatggaaaaaaagtgaagttattttttttgaaagacttcaacaactaaaaaaaaactacataacaacttaaaaacaaaataaaaacaacaagtaAAATAAGAAGACCAACAATAAATTGCGAACAACATAATCTATAAACACagccatataaataacataataaatacaaataaatagtcTGAAAAATAGTtgcaaatttcttaaaaaaaaaaaaataaaacataacaagAGACATAACAAGAACATAGAATTACAAGACCACTACCTAAAACGGACttacaacaaaataaaccacACAAAGTAACTAAAACCTAGTTACATTGTCTACTTATCTACCTTCTCCTCACTATCAGTGGATTCATCATCACTGCccttatcatttttttcttttgagtcaGAATCTTCATCAGCTTGACCATCCTTCTCTTCACCTTCACTACCCTCACCTTCTTCATCACCCATAACATTCTCTTCTTCATTGTCATCAGTTTCTTCAGATTCATTTAAATCAAAATCTGCTTCATCACCACTTCCATCATCATCATTGGAAGAGTCACTGCCTTTGTCCTATAttgaaattacaaattaaattagtataaaacaacttaaaaaaaaccgaaaaacaactattgaaaaactaaaataccTTGGTATAGGAATCGGCAAAAACAGTAGAAAACTGTGTCTGCATTGAAGCCATCTGAGCACCAAAAGAAACAAACTGTGCAGACACAAACTCTttcaactcaaccaaatcagatGAAATCTTCTGTTGGGAAGTATGCAACAAATCGATCTTGACCTCCAACCCATGAAATTTCTCAGAAAAAGCATCAAGCTTGACAGAAATGTCACTCTGAGCAACAGTTGGCTCTTCGGGAACAGGAAGACTCTTGTAAGAGTTGTAGTCAGTGTCAAACTTGAAACTGCTCagtttcaaagctttgaactcaccaGCCGTGGGCCTCATATTTGAAAGTTGCAGCTGatcaaaaaacaacaaaatgaaaatatcaattatgAAGATTATTAATAacgaaaaacaacataaaaacaactactGAAAAACCAAATTACAACAAACAGATATACCTTATCTTTGGAAACATCAAAAATAGTAGTCTTCAAAACTTTGAAAGTAGGCTGACTATTGCATGTCCACTGAGTGATCCTTGGAATACGAGAGTTTTCCTTTTGACAGTACTTACCTTTCATGTACTTACAACACTCGTAGAACCAAATTTGAAGAACATGAGGACAACCAATCAAAGTGTAAAAAACACTCGGCCTCTTTCCCGAACTCCTTGCCTTCCTAACACCCTCAACCCAACTATCAAGCTTACCCTTCAATGAGGAAATAGTCAATTCAAAAGAACTCCGGCCCCAAGCAAATTCATTGTACCTCCCACTATCTACAACATCTAAAATAGATTTGGGTACATTTTTATGCTTAGTGCCACTAAGCAAGAACCACTCCACAAAATACAAAACTGCCAACTTCACAGCATCCTCATCAGAATCACCccacctcttggtggtaaaacatTCCCTAACAGATTCCTTAGTGATTGAGGACGAAGTTGGCCAATATTTTTCACAAAGACTATTAACGTCTTGCTTAAAATCTAAAACACTACAGTCACCTTCACAGTCTAACCCAGTAATCAAAGCAAACTCCTCAATGCTAAACCTAAGCCTAACACCGCGTATCATTACCCACAACTCAGCATCATTAGGTTGCTGAACCTCCCGGAGCAACAACCCATGAAACACTTGGGGTTGAACTTTAAAATCAGGAAGGTTAAGGAAATGTCCAAAACAGGTTTTGGAAAACATTTCAAGCTGTACATCTGAAAGACAAGACTTAATGTTCTCTATCACCTGGAAAGTAGCAGTCGAAAAGGCTTTCGCAATGAATAGATTCTTCTGGTCATAAATATAATCCCATTCCTGTATCAATTGAAACAAAATAAATCaggacaaaaacaaaaaaactaaaacaaaaacagaaaacaaataataaaaatattttttttttttaaaaaaaggacaCCTTAGGGGGATTTTTCTTTGGTAAGTCAAATCATTCAACCTTCTCTGAGGTCCTAGCATGGACctgcaaaaaaaaagaaatacaaaGTAAA is a genomic window of Cannabis sativa cultivar Pink pepper isolate KNU-18-1 chromosome 9, ASM2916894v1, whole genome shotgun sequence containing:
- the LOC133031216 gene encoding uncharacterized protein LOC133031216 gives rise to the protein MTSNIAEALNSANLAARETPVTTLMECLRAQMQEWTYNNRKDAQKCTTRLTPSSEKKLIGNYVQSLRLTVKPANQNMFEVIDEDRTRIVNLTEKTCTCNRFQKDEMPCNHAVAVMKDLNINTYNYCAQYYTSKAWLQTYEETKDTRLET
- the LOC133030731 gene encoding uncharacterized protein LOC133030731; its protein translation is MIIINDKRHETIEKGQIYKDKETLISTLCYFAIKKTFQYKVVKSCTKEYNIVCLDTNCKWSLKATKNGNTETFIIRSYEEEHTCAVTIRFGDQRQATSKLIADFVKPKFLNLKTKCSPADIKTEMKDKYGIKMNYMKAWRSKERAQTQLHGNAKESYNLLPRYLYMLQKTNPGTLIDIEKDDDDSFKYAFVALNAAIKGWPNCKPIIVVDGTFLKAAYGGTLLTANTQDAESKIFPLAYCIVDSENDKSWEWFLKKIKEAFGVRECQCLISDRHESIIKVTRKVFPKITHGYCIFHLLSNLKTKFKKNAKHFRVPFFAAAKAYTEMEFEFHMRELDNLDKRIRPYLEKIGHEKWSRYHSENNR
- the LOC133030732 gene encoding uncharacterized protein LOC133030732, yielding MFSKTCFGHFLNLPDFKVQPQVFHGLLLREVQQPNDAELWVMIRGVRLRFSIEEFALITGLDCEGDCSVLDFKQDVNSLCEKYWPTSSSITKESVRECFTTKRWGDSDEDAVKLAVLYFVEWFLLSGTKHKNVPKSILDVVDSGRYNEFAWGRSSFELTISSLKGKLDSWVEGVRKARSSGKRPSVFYTLIGCPHVLQIWFYECCKYMKGKYCQKENSRIPRITQWTCNSQPTFKVLKTTIFDVSKDKLQLSNMRPTAGEFKALKLSSFKFDTDYNSYKSLPVPEEPTVAQSDISVKLDAFSEKFHGLEVKIDLLHTSQQKISSDLVELKEFVSAQFVSFGAQMASMQTQFSTVFADSYTKVF